A region from the Volucribacter amazonae genome encodes:
- a CDS encoding phage portal protein, which produces MNILEKTIAAFSPKWAVSRARNRYVLNAYEATLPSRSHKAIREGQGANRTIQQSAISLREQARSLDQNHDIVIGILDKMEERVIGSKGIHVEPQPLTLSGDVHEELAEQIRRLWAEWSVKPEVTGLYTRPLLERMLLRTWLRDGEVFVQLIKGKVAGLKHASPIAFSLEALEPDFVPLANNEAEQGLVQGIYINAWRKPTAYQVYLENPQEPRHSTDKVKIVNAENMLHLAFRKRLHQLRGVSLLHGVIIRLADLKEYEESERVAARIAAAMTLYIKKGDAPLYEESDLHQEQRLFDIAPGAVIDDLKPGEDIGLINSNRPNTNLEHFRNGQLRATAAGTRSSYSSIARDYNGTYSAQRQELVESFEGYAVLQDWFVATISRPIYREWLKMAIASGVIHLPHNINKDSLFNAIYSGPVMPWIDPIKEANVWAVRIRGGLATESQAVRASGANPAEIKQRRILEVGENRKYGLKFDTDLTNTQVTHYDNNTAQSSTDKE; this is translated from the coding sequence ATGAATATTCTGGAAAAAACCATTGCCGCCTTTTCGCCCAAATGGGCGGTTAGTCGAGCAAGAAATCGTTATGTGCTAAATGCTTACGAAGCCACCCTACCTAGCCGTAGCCATAAAGCTATACGAGAAGGGCAAGGAGCCAATCGTACTATACAGCAAAGTGCCATAAGCCTCAGAGAGCAAGCTCGCTCGTTAGATCAAAATCACGATATTGTGATTGGTATTTTAGACAAAATGGAAGAGCGGGTTATTGGCTCAAAGGGTATTCACGTTGAGCCTCAGCCATTAACCCTATCAGGCGACGTTCACGAAGAACTGGCAGAGCAAATTCGCCGTTTATGGGCAGAATGGTCGGTAAAACCTGAGGTAACAGGCTTATATACTCGTCCCTTACTAGAACGTATGCTACTAAGAACATGGTTAAGAGATGGCGAGGTTTTTGTTCAGTTAATTAAAGGTAAAGTAGCAGGACTAAAGCACGCTTCTCCCATTGCTTTTTCTCTTGAAGCCTTAGAGCCAGATTTTGTCCCATTAGCGAATAATGAAGCGGAACAGGGGCTGGTGCAAGGCATTTACATTAATGCTTGGCGAAAACCCACCGCTTATCAAGTTTACCTAGAAAACCCACAAGAGCCTCGGCATAGCACGGATAAAGTGAAAATTGTCAATGCTGAAAATATGCTGCATCTTGCTTTCCGTAAGCGACTTCACCAACTTCGTGGTGTAAGTTTATTACATGGCGTAATCATTCGCTTAGCGGATTTAAAAGAGTATGAAGAAAGCGAAAGAGTGGCAGCTCGTATCGCAGCCGCAATGACCTTATATATTAAGAAAGGCGATGCACCTTTATATGAAGAAAGCGATCTTCATCAAGAACAACGCTTATTTGATATTGCACCAGGGGCGGTGATTGATGACTTAAAACCGGGGGAAGATATTGGCTTGATCAATTCAAACCGCCCCAACACCAATTTAGAACATTTCCGTAATGGGCAACTTAGAGCGACCGCCGCAGGTACACGTTCTAGCTACTCCAGTATTGCTCGTGATTATAACGGCACCTATTCTGCTCAACGGCAAGAATTAGTGGAAAGTTTTGAAGGCTATGCGGTGTTACAAGATTGGTTTGTGGCCACCATTTCTCGCCCAATATATCGAGAATGGTTAAAAATGGCGATTGCCTCAGGCGTCATTCATTTACCGCATAATATTAATAAGGATTCCCTATTTAATGCCATTTACTCAGGGCCTGTTATGCCTTGGATCGACCCGATCAAAGAAGCAAATGTTTGGGCTGTACGAATTCGTGGCGGACTCGCCACCGAAAGCCAAGCCGTACGAGCCAGTGGCGCAAATCCTGCGGAAATTAAACAACGGCGTATCCTTGAAGTGGGAGAAAACCGTAAATATGGACTGAAATTTGATACAGATTTAACCAATACACAGGTAACCCATTATGACAACAACACAGCACAATCCAGCACTGACAAAGAATAG
- a CDS encoding phage terminase large subunit family protein produces MFASAKDIRRDIANAVKAPRRMKVSEAVAEYMRVPIGGGNSVKWDKHTAAYILEPMDCLSSREYDAVIFVGPARTGKTIGLIDGWISYSIICDPSDFLLVQLTQEKASEHSRKRLERTFRCSPEIAKRLSPRKNDNNVHDKYFRAGNLLKIGWPSINVLSSSDYKYVALTDYDRWPEDIDGEGDGFSLASKRTTTFMSAGMTLVESSPGKDIVDIKHRPKSTHEAPATTGILSLYNRGDRRRFYWKCPHCSEYFEPSMANMVGFRDDPDFVIASEKARLQCPHCQSLIAPEMKRELNIHGVWLKEGQRIDKQGKIYGEGRKSRIASFWLEGPAAAYQTWSQLTYKLLNAEQEYEMTGSEETLKAVINTDWGLPYLPRSALEQRRADELMERRESWEAKTVPAQCRFLIAAVDIQGGRHRRFVVQIVGYGEDGERWLIDRYNISHRLPDADGVIEPIDPRNADDWAILVSDVLEKTYPLAYPTQYAMPILAMAVDSGGEEGVTDNAYRFWRQCRRDGIAKKVYLVKGDSTKRQKLITRTYPDNTHRSDRHSSARGDVPLYLLQTDYLKDRISNALARQTVGANYIHFPDWLGEWFFNELVYEERGADGKWRKPGKGNNEALDLFCYAHAVAILRGYERIKWGDERDVPSWANLAEINPNILRNHTALSEQSPTPSGQFPKANKENPSTWLNGQNNKRGWL; encoded by the coding sequence ATGTTTGCATCAGCAAAAGATATTCGTCGAGATATAGCGAATGCGGTAAAAGCACCACGACGAATGAAGGTCTCAGAGGCGGTTGCTGAATATATGCGTGTTCCTATTGGGGGAGGAAATTCCGTAAAATGGGATAAACATACGGCAGCTTATATCCTTGAGCCAATGGATTGTTTGAGTTCACGTGAATATGATGCGGTTATTTTTGTTGGCCCCGCACGAACGGGAAAAACCATTGGTTTGATTGATGGTTGGATTTCTTATTCTATCATTTGCGATCCCTCTGATTTTTTACTGGTACAGCTAACCCAAGAAAAAGCTAGTGAGCATAGCCGTAAACGTTTAGAGAGAACATTCCGATGTTCTCCTGAAATCGCAAAGCGGTTAAGTCCTCGTAAAAATGATAATAATGTTCACGATAAATATTTCAGAGCGGGAAATTTACTTAAAATCGGTTGGCCATCTATTAATGTTCTTTCTTCTTCCGATTATAAATATGTTGCATTAACTGATTATGATCGCTGGCCAGAGGATATTGACGGAGAAGGAGACGGCTTTTCTCTCGCTAGTAAACGAACAACGACCTTTATGTCCGCTGGGATGACTTTGGTAGAAAGCTCGCCCGGTAAAGATATTGTCGATATTAAGCATCGTCCTAAAAGTACACACGAAGCCCCTGCCACTACTGGTATTTTAAGTTTATACAATCGAGGAGATCGGCGTCGTTTTTATTGGAAATGCCCACATTGCAGTGAATATTTTGAACCCAGTATGGCGAATATGGTAGGGTTCCGTGATGATCCTGATTTTGTTATAGCGAGCGAAAAGGCAAGATTACAATGTCCCCACTGTCAATCCTTGATCGCACCTGAAATGAAACGGGAGTTAAATATTCATGGCGTATGGTTGAAAGAGGGGCAACGCATTGATAAGCAGGGTAAGATTTATGGCGAAGGGAGAAAATCACGCATTGCTTCATTCTGGCTAGAAGGTCCGGCCGCAGCATATCAAACTTGGTCTCAGCTTACTTATAAACTGTTAAACGCAGAACAGGAATATGAAATGACAGGCAGTGAGGAAACCCTCAAAGCGGTCATTAATACTGACTGGGGCTTACCTTATTTACCTCGTTCTGCCCTTGAACAGCGACGAGCCGATGAATTAATGGAACGTCGAGAAAGTTGGGAGGCAAAAACAGTTCCTGCTCAATGCCGTTTCTTAATTGCGGCGGTAGATATTCAAGGCGGAAGGCATCGCCGATTTGTGGTACAGATTGTGGGCTATGGCGAAGATGGCGAACGTTGGTTAATAGATCGCTATAATATTTCTCATCGTTTACCTGATGCCGATGGAGTCATCGAACCTATTGATCCAAGAAATGCTGATGATTGGGCGATATTGGTTTCTGATGTATTAGAAAAAACCTATCCCCTTGCTTACCCTACTCAATATGCTATGCCGATTTTAGCCATGGCAGTAGATAGCGGAGGGGAAGAGGGGGTTACCGATAATGCCTATCGTTTCTGGCGACAATGTCGGCGAGATGGGATTGCCAAAAAAGTCTATTTGGTCAAGGGCGACAGTACAAAACGACAAAAGTTAATTACTCGCACTTACCCCGATAATACCCATCGTTCAGATCGTCATTCTTCCGCACGAGGTGATGTGCCTTTATACCTGTTACAAACAGATTATCTCAAAGATCGTATTAGTAATGCCCTTGCACGCCAAACAGTGGGGGCAAATTACATTCATTTTCCCGATTGGTTAGGAGAATGGTTTTTTAATGAATTAGTGTACGAAGAGCGAGGTGCTGATGGTAAATGGCGAAAACCGGGCAAAGGGAATAATGAAGCCCTTGATTTATTCTGTTATGCCCACGCAGTTGCCATTTTACGAGGCTATGAACGCATTAAATGGGGTGATGAACGAGATGTACCAAGTTGGGCAAATTTAGCGGAAATCAATCCCAATATTTTGCGAAATCATACCGCACTTTCTGAGCAATCCCCTACTCCCTCAGGACAATTTCCAAAAGCGAATAAAGAAAATCCGTCAACTTGGTTAAATGGGCAAAACAATAAAAGAGGTTGGTTATGA
- a CDS encoding DUF1441 family protein translates to MENLHDLKLNINQIAEIVGMHRQTVSQRVAGLTPSVGSNSKLKLYLISDLIRLGLQEKMTADVDGMSPNDRRAFWQAENERLRYERETGELIPSYEVAQEMSILAKAVVQQLETLPDILERDAGLQPNALIRVQQIIDDIRDQMALHIQHTNNEEK, encoded by the coding sequence ATGGAAAATTTACACGATCTGAAATTAAACATAAATCAGATTGCGGAAATCGTTGGAATGCACCGCCAGACGGTATCTCAACGTGTTGCGGGATTAACGCCAAGTGTTGGGAGTAATAGTAAATTAAAACTGTATCTTATATCCGATCTTATTCGTTTAGGCTTGCAAGAAAAGATGACGGCGGATGTCGATGGAATGTCGCCTAATGACAGGCGAGCGTTTTGGCAAGCAGAAAATGAACGATTGAGGTATGAGCGAGAAACTGGAGAGTTAATTCCTTCCTATGAAGTGGCTCAGGAAATGAGTATTTTGGCAAAGGCAGTGGTACAGCAGTTAGAAACCTTGCCTGACATTTTAGAGCGAGATGCAGGGTTACAGCCAAATGCACTTATTCGTGTACAACAAATTATTGATGATATTCGTGATCAAATGGCATTACATATTCAACATACTAATAATGAGGAAAAATAA
- the lysC gene encoding Rz1-like lysis system protein LysC produces MKIFKLLTALYQKSIVPLLACLLMLLSGCSNQTKITYLTPPTIYTLPCQRTPFTAQTYGEAITYLRMVMKERDMCANRVDKIREWIVEQAQR; encoded by the coding sequence ATGAAGATATTCAAATTATTGACCGCACTTTATCAAAAGAGCATTGTGCCACTACTCGCTTGCCTGCTGATGTTATTAAGCGGTTGCAGCAATCAGACTAAGATAACTTATTTAACGCCACCAACCATCTACACCCTACCCTGCCAACGCACACCTTTTACCGCTCAAACTTACGGCGAAGCAATCACGTATTTACGTATGGTAATGAAAGAGCGGGATATGTGTGCGAATCGGGTAGATAAAATTCGGGAATGGATAGTTGAGCAGGCTCAACGGTAA
- a CDS encoding DUF2570 family protein, with protein sequence MFSRLNQIVIVAVLGLCLWSFYQSQRINRLKADNQTQAQTIEQLTQQQRQLTLSLEQERQAIVKLTAEEHRQKVKADEDIQIIDRTLSKEHCATTRLPADVIKRLQQSD encoded by the coding sequence ATGTTTAGCCGATTAAATCAGATTGTGATTGTGGCAGTGTTGGGGTTATGCCTTTGGTCATTCTATCAATCACAACGTATCAATCGCTTAAAAGCCGATAACCAAACACAAGCCCAAACCATTGAGCAACTGACTCAACAGCAACGGCAATTAACATTAAGCCTTGAACAAGAGCGACAAGCGATTGTTAAGCTCACAGCGGAAGAACATAGACAAAAGGTAAAAGCCGATGAAGATATTCAAATTATTGACCGCACTTTATCAAAAGAGCATTGTGCCACTACTCGCTTGCCTGCTGATGTTATTAAGCGGTTGCAGCAATCAGACTAA
- a CDS encoding lysozyme has product MKINQKKISAVICSVGAVIGLVSMYYADELRITERGLAIIGNAEGCRQTPYYCPAGILTVGIGTAETSGEKIEQGKVYSLDDIAQAWVKQLKVAEKCVNRFGNGRNMPLGAFEAMVSLTFNTGCGKMQSSTLFRMANQGYTPAMCNQFERWVYSGGKKLNGLVKRRQQEKELCLAD; this is encoded by the coding sequence ATGAAAATCAATCAGAAGAAAATTAGTGCGGTTATTTGCTCCGTTGGGGCAGTAATCGGCTTAGTGAGTATGTATTATGCCGATGAATTACGCATTACCGAACGAGGATTAGCCATTATTGGTAATGCTGAAGGGTGTCGCCAAACGCCGTACTATTGCCCCGCAGGCATTTTAACGGTTGGGATTGGGACGGCAGAAACCAGTGGCGAAAAGATAGAACAAGGCAAGGTGTATTCCTTAGACGACATTGCTCAGGCTTGGGTTAAGCAGCTTAAAGTGGCAGAAAAATGTGTCAATCGGTTTGGTAACGGTCGTAATATGCCGTTAGGAGCATTTGAGGCGATGGTTTCGCTGACCTTTAATACGGGCTGTGGCAAGATGCAAAGCTCAACGTTATTTAGAATGGCAAATCAGGGCTATACGCCTGCAATGTGTAACCAGTTTGAACGTTGGGTTTATTCTGGTGGTAAAAAGTTAAATGGCTTAGTAAAACGCCGTCAGCAAGAGAAAGAATTATGTTTAGCCGATTAA
- a CDS encoding colicin-like pore-forming protein, which yields MSNKSMTLEPIFVISSDDPAPITIGGKPYYPGPSFNISYEVPAHIIVKPIDLKLGRVGLVNLAEFTIKIRDIDNNINSYKAQLSRDEINSAILDAKTWLEIYALDFESSKEIEFYIEILESALNILDNAENSLSNLQIEANNKFDNLLKNNIVRLSNFKDFKDSKPWLISAAYESNIAHFGSTRMRQEYIRLWRENIEIPQSKILIEKQKIEATLSKLLDINDILNKRIEYLKQKELQTNAEYISTFFEHISEKYGLLAEKEAKKLADSVKGKKIRNIDEAIKALDKYNKNFNKKINKKDREAILKALESLDMKSISNDLYNFNKVFKYTGTVFSVASLIEKIKEGYESDNWTPFYIEVEKQLLDKAATYVVGLALVTLTGASLGIIGYGILMVVISALISDELVEELHNLFIE from the coding sequence ATGTCAAATAAGTCTATGACTCTTGAACCAATTTTTGTTATAAGCTCAGATGATCCTGCACCAATTACAATTGGCGGCAAGCCTTATTATCCTGGTCCTTCTTTTAATATTTCGTATGAAGTACCTGCTCACATTATAGTTAAACCTATAGATCTAAAACTTGGTAGGGTTGGTTTAGTGAATCTAGCGGAATTCACTATTAAGATTCGGGATATAGATAACAATATTAATAGTTATAAAGCTCAACTTTCTAGAGATGAAATTAATTCAGCTATTTTAGATGCTAAAACATGGTTAGAAATTTATGCATTAGATTTTGAAAGTTCTAAAGAAATTGAATTTTATATTGAGATTTTAGAAAGTGCATTGAATATATTAGATAACGCAGAAAATTCCCTTAGTAATTTACAGATAGAAGCAAATAATAAATTTGATAATTTACTAAAAAACAATATTGTAAGATTATCTAATTTTAAAGATTTTAAGGATAGTAAGCCTTGGTTAATTTCTGCTGCATATGAATCTAATATCGCTCATTTTGGATCAACAAGAATGAGACAAGAGTATATTAGGTTATGGCGAGAAAATATAGAAATACCACAATCAAAAATCTTAATTGAAAAACAAAAAATAGAGGCTACCTTAAGTAAATTGTTAGATATTAATGATATCTTAAATAAACGTATAGAATACTTGAAACAGAAAGAACTTCAAACGAATGCTGAATATATATCTACCTTTTTTGAGCATATTTCTGAAAAATATGGTCTTTTAGCAGAAAAAGAAGCCAAAAAACTTGCTGATAGTGTAAAAGGTAAGAAAATTCGTAATATCGATGAAGCAATTAAAGCTCTAGATAAATATAATAAAAATTTTAATAAGAAAATTAACAAAAAAGATCGTGAAGCGATATTAAAAGCATTAGAGTCTTTAGATATGAAGTCAATTAGTAATGATCTATATAACTTTAACAAAGTGTTTAAGTATACTGGAACAGTATTCTCTGTTGCTTCTTTGATTGAAAAAATTAAGGAAGGCTATGAGAGCGATAATTGGACACCTTTTTATATTGAAGTAGAAAAACAGTTATTAGATAAAGCAGCAACTTATGTAGTTGGGCTTGCTTTAGTAACCCTTACAGGAGCTTCATTAGGAATTATCGGATATGGGATTTTAATGGTAGTTATCAGTGCTTTAATTAGTGATGAACTTGTAGAGGAATTACATAATTTATTCATTGAATAA
- a CDS encoding antiterminator Q family protein, producing the protein MSELILSELTLTPEQEKWLKEWLFKWGAWVRTGRLDKRQVNIIARLMESVTPSDPQDPICTDDEGVMISKMIDEFFLTQDKELHFIIYGYYVNKMTVNRLATILSDDIQPRLMQPCHGKSEVRKPSKRTVLRYVSNRLNLANAIIHEMLLKGFIILKKVTKKRKNIKLCY; encoded by the coding sequence GTGAGCGAATTAATTTTAAGTGAATTGACATTAACCCCAGAGCAGGAAAAATGGCTTAAAGAATGGTTATTTAAATGGGGGGCTTGGGTAAGAACAGGTCGCTTAGATAAGCGACAAGTCAATATTATTGCTCGGTTAATGGAAAGCGTTACTCCAAGCGATCCGCAAGATCCGATTTGTACGGATGATGAAGGAGTAATGATAAGTAAGATGATTGATGAGTTCTTTTTAACCCAAGACAAAGAGCTTCATTTTATTATTTATGGGTATTATGTGAATAAAATGACAGTAAATAGATTAGCAACCATACTATCTGATGATATTCAGCCAAGATTAATGCAGCCTTGTCATGGGAAATCCGAAGTAAGAAAGCCAAGCAAGCGAACAGTATTGCGTTATGTATCTAATCGTTTAAATTTAGCCAATGCCATTATTCACGAAATGCTGTTAAAAGGCTTTATTATTCTTAAAAAGGTTACTAAAAAACGTAAAAATATCAAACTTTGTTATTGA
- a CDS encoding RusA family crossover junction endodeoxyribonuclease produces the protein MRQLAVNLPYPPSLNHYWRHTRQGRHYISKAGKTYRDAVLMACVKEKPFQSQVSIHIDVFVPDNRKRDPDNLWKVVLDSLTQANIIEDDCWQVVPRQSIDVVAVDKHNPRLVVTIKELA, from the coding sequence ATGAGACAACTGGCCGTCAACTTACCCTATCCGCCTAGCCTTAATCATTATTGGCGACATACCAGACAAGGTAGGCATTATATATCAAAAGCGGGGAAAACCTATCGTGATGCGGTATTAATGGCTTGTGTAAAGGAGAAGCCATTTCAGAGCCAGGTCAGTATTCATATTGATGTTTTTGTGCCTGATAATCGTAAAAGAGACCCCGATAATCTTTGGAAAGTGGTATTAGATTCATTGACACAAGCCAACATTATTGAAGACGATTGTTGGCAAGTTGTGCCCAGACAGTCTATTGATGTGGTCGCAGTTGATAAACATAATCCGAGATTAGTGGTAACCATTAAGGAGTTGGCGTGA
- a CDS encoding DUF1364 domain-containing protein yields the protein MNLRKEAKGRECQVRLVGVCNYNPETVVLAHIRMAGLTGISQKANDIQGAWACSCCHDAIDGRIKTLYSKDELTLAHLQGVMRTQAILIQEGKIK from the coding sequence ATGAATTTACGTAAAGAAGCCAAAGGCAGAGAGTGCCAAGTACGCTTAGTTGGTGTTTGTAATTACAATCCTGAAACAGTGGTATTAGCTCATATTCGCATGGCAGGTTTAACAGGAATCAGTCAAAAGGCAAATGATATTCAAGGGGCTTGGGCTTGTAGTTGTTGTCATGATGCTATTGATGGACGAATAAAAACGCTTTATTCCAAAGATGAATTAACCCTTGCTCATTTACAAGGAGTTATGCGGACGCAGGCGATATTAATCCAAGAGGGAAAAATTAAATGA
- a CDS encoding DUF1367 family protein, which translates to MAIYQMIKMAGGVFAPAYEMEAESLKALANNEQYEVEIKRSRNPAFHRKVFAFFNFCFEHWSAERTELRFQDEKAQFDTFRKHLTVLAGFRTVTYKINGEFRVEAKSLSYANMEQEEFEQCYSALINAALVHIFANTQDEKIINQLYAFFW; encoded by the coding sequence ATGGCTATATATCAAATGATTAAGATGGCAGGCGGTGTGTTTGCCCCTGCTTATGAAATGGAAGCGGAAAGTTTAAAAGCCTTAGCTAACAATGAGCAATACGAGGTAGAAATCAAACGTAGTCGCAATCCTGCCTTTCATCGTAAGGTGTTTGCTTTTTTCAATTTCTGTTTTGAGCATTGGTCGGCAGAGCGTACAGAGTTACGTTTTCAAGATGAAAAAGCCCAGTTTGATACCTTTCGTAAACATTTAACGGTGCTTGCAGGATTTAGAACCGTTACTTACAAAATTAACGGCGAATTTAGGGTAGAAGCGAAAAGTTTAAGCTATGCCAATATGGAGCAGGAAGAATTTGAGCAATGTTATTCAGCATTAATTAACGCCGCACTTGTTCATATTTTTGCTAATACACAGGACGAAAAAATTATTAATCAGCTTTATGCGTTTTTTTGGTAA
- a CDS encoding phage N-6-adenine-methyltransferase, whose product MTEFNKDSYCTPEYLFNWLNKRFKFDVDGCASKENALCERYLEDDGNGGFLTFDPNDYEPPEYGYLFRPSAIFVNPPYSNPLPFVQRATELKQQGYLVVMLLPADKSTKWYGIINEQATEVIDIIGGRINFVHPLTGEEVKGNNKGSIVAVFDPTMQGLVTRQVQLDFIKKWGE is encoded by the coding sequence ATGACAGAATTTAACAAAGACAGTTACTGCACCCCTGAATACCTTTTTAACTGGCTAAATAAGCGATTTAAATTTGATGTAGACGGCTGTGCGAGCAAGGAGAATGCTTTATGTGAGCGCTATTTAGAAGATGACGGCAATGGCGGTTTTTTAACTTTTGATCCTAATGATTACGAGCCACCTGAATATGGTTATTTATTTAGACCATCAGCTATTTTCGTCAATCCGCCTTATAGCAATCCGTTACCTTTTGTTCAACGTGCGACGGAGCTTAAACAGCAAGGCTATTTAGTCGTGATGTTATTGCCTGCGGATAAATCCACAAAATGGTATGGGATTATTAATGAACAGGCAACGGAAGTTATCGATATTATCGGCGGGCGGATTAATTTTGTTCATCCACTTACAGGCGAGGAGGTCAAGGGCAATAACAAAGGCTCAATAGTGGCGGTATTTGACCCCACAATGCAAGGCTTAGTTACCCGTCAGGTACAGTTGGATTTTATTAAAAAATGGGGGGAGTAA
- a CDS encoding replication protein P, with the protein MKSVAQLINQPLIGREASYSPSEPIKQPIEPKIAMFVDRLFLRLKAIFPAWRNAFDSEQTYEEAKVYWLEALVNNGITTAEQFKRGLAQAELSTSPFLPSVGQFISWCQDEDYHALGLPNEAELAGRIQQFMGYARYEEHAFRYRSPAEYWLLSTYYRHNWNKPEDVKEMAMRKLLAEAVEKVKAGFNFPAIPLAIEDKSLSLDITDVTTRGMEKIRKVLRSNNDRI; encoded by the coding sequence ATGAAATCCGTTGCCCAATTAATTAATCAGCCGTTGATTGGTCGTGAGGCAAGTTATTCGCCATCAGAGCCTATCAAACAGCCGATTGAGCCTAAAATAGCGATGTTTGTCGACAGACTATTTCTTCGGTTAAAAGCGATTTTTCCTGCTTGGCGAAATGCTTTTGATAGCGAGCAAACCTACGAGGAAGCTAAAGTTTATTGGCTAGAGGCGTTAGTTAATAACGGTATTACTACCGCAGAGCAATTTAAACGTGGTTTAGCCCAAGCAGAGCTATCAACTAGCCCGTTTTTACCCAGTGTTGGGCAGTTTATTTCGTGGTGTCAAGATGAGGATTATCACGCTTTAGGTTTGCCCAATGAGGCGGAATTAGCCGGGCGAATTCAACAATTTATGGGGTATGCCCGTTATGAAGAACATGCCTTTCGCTATCGTTCGCCTGCGGAATATTGGCTGTTATCTACCTATTACCGCCATAACTGGAATAAGCCCGAAGACGTGAAAGAAATGGCAATGCGTAAGTTATTAGCGGAAGCGGTGGAAAAGGTAAAAGCAGGCTTTAATTTTCCTGCAATTCCGTTAGCCATAGAGGATAAGAGTTTATCACTTGATATTACTGATGTAACTACACGTGGCATGGAGAAAATACGTAAAGTTTTAAGGAGCAACAATGACAGAATTTAA
- a CDS encoding helix-turn-helix domain-containing protein produces MSMLLMVKAMNCKVGNSARKLVLLKLADNANDDGVCFPSYQFIADKCEMTRRSAISHINALIGMGLVSKTLRQNKDGSSSNLYQLHLDQVNENSSFSSEDFAPEGVKNLHEGSENYVGGSSENSAPITSHSINQSINHKKINKKSSPKSTALDELEQYFSEFWQAGLPKINRAKALKSFKTAFERSGKSLREFTDLLKADIRKRLALGQFGFDKLHPTTYLNGERWKDEYTQSANQSQSPKNQFRDTDTTWWHGRSIEIRGRK; encoded by the coding sequence ATGAGTATGCTGTTAATGGTTAAAGCAATGAATTGCAAGGTGGGAAATTCCGCACGCAAATTAGTGTTATTGAAATTGGCTGATAACGCTAATGATGACGGCGTTTGTTTTCCTAGTTATCAGTTTATTGCAGATAAATGTGAAATGACAAGACGCAGTGCGATTAGTCATATTAATGCGTTAATTGGAATGGGCTTAGTAAGTAAAACATTACGCCAAAATAAAGATGGTTCTAGTTCAAATTTATATCAATTACACCTAGACCAAGTGAATGAAAATAGTTCATTTTCTAGTGAAGATTTTGCACCCGAGGGGGTGAAAAATTTGCACGAGGGGAGTGAAAATTATGTAGGGGGGAGTAGTGAAAATTCTGCACCCATAACCAGTCACTCTATTAACCAGTCAATTAACCATAAAAAAATAAATAAAAAAAGTTCGCCAAAATCCACCGCACTTGATGAGCTTGAGCAATATTTTTCGGAATTCTGGCAAGCAGGGTTGCCAAAAATCAATCGAGCTAAAGCGTTAAAGAGTTTTAAAACGGCATTTGAACGTTCGGGGAAATCCTTGCGAGAGTTTACAGATTTGCTGAAAGCGGATATTAGAAAACGACTTGCTCTAGGGCAATTTGGTTTTGACAAACTACATCCAACCACCTACCTAAACGGTGAGCGTTGGAAGGACGAATATACGCAATCAGCGAATCAATCCCAATCGCCTAAAAACCAATTCCGAGATACTGACACCACTTGGTGGCATGGGCGAAGCATTGAAATCAGGGGGCGTAAATGA